A window from Gopherus evgoodei ecotype Sinaloan lineage chromosome 24, rGopEvg1_v1.p, whole genome shotgun sequence encodes these proteins:
- the LOC115639253 gene encoding junctional adhesion molecule A-like isoform X1, which yields MAGSGAWGRVHLLLLSVSSWSLISAQLLNTQTIQVPENDQIEIPCAAYASQSGTARIEWKFEKGSSIALVYYDGKFTDPYKDRAEFTPTGIHFTSVTRKDTGKYICEVLWTRSGGSGQLRKSEVDLIVQETDGSPPPTCQYYRDNVLMTSNPNVNKKFRNSCYAINTKTGVLMNEPVTSFDMRDYFCEAQNNVGTTQKSEAIHLEARNVISYKDMKVLVNSGNARIIDVRLPEEVANGRIANSVNIPVAEVEEALKMDPETFKMKYGIDKPRMDDNLIFYCQRGRRAAEATKIAINLGYTKAHNYAGSYEEWSEKEGN from the exons ATGGCTGGATCCGGGGCGTGGGGCCGGGTCCACTTACTGCTCCTCAGCGTCAGCTCCT GGTCCTTGATATCAGCCCAGTTGTTGAACACACAAACCATTCAAGTGCCTGAGAATGACC AAATTGAAATACCCTGTGCTGCATACGCATCGCAAAGCGGAACAGCCAGGATCGAGTGGAAATTTGAAAAGGGCTCTTCAATAGCGCTGGTCTATTATGATGGGAAATTCACAG ACCCCTACAAAGACCGTGCTGAGTTCACACCTACGGGGATTCATTTCACTTCGGTGACTCGGAAGGACACGGGGAAGTACATCTGCGAGGTCCTCTGGACCAGGAGCGGGGGCAGTGGCCAACTAAGAAAGTCAGAAGTTGACCTCATCGTCCAAG AAACAGATGGCTCTCCACCTCCTACCTGCCAATACTACAGGGACAACGTCCTTATGACCTCCAACCCCAATGTCAACAAGAAATTCAGGAACTCCTGCTACGCAATCAACACCAAGACAGGAGTGCTG ATGAATGAGCCCGTAACCAGCTTTGACATGCGGGATTATTTTTGCGAGGCTCAGAACAATGTTGGGACCACTCAGAAATCTGAAGCCATCCACTTGGAAGCCA GAAACGTCATTTCCTACAAGGACATGAAAGTGCTGGTCAACAGCGGGAATGCTCGGATTATCGATGTGCGGTTGCCAGAGGAGGTGGCAAATGGCCGTATCGCCAACTCGGTCAATATTCCAG tGGCAGAAGTCGAGGAAGCCCTGAAGATGGACCCTGAGACGTTTAAGATGAAATATGGCATTGACAAGCCACGGATGGATGATAACTTGATCTTCTACTGCCAGAGGGGCAGAAGAGCGGCTGAGGCCACAAAGATCGCCATAAACCTTGGCTACACCAA GGCCCATAACTACGCAGGTAGCTACGAGGAATGGTCTGAAAAGGAGGGGAACTGA
- the LOC115639253 gene encoding uncharacterized protein LOC115639253 isoform X7, translated as MAGSGAWGRVHLLLLSVSSWSLISAQLLNTQTIQVPENDQIEIPCAAYASQSGTARIEWKFEKGSSIALVYYDGKFTDPYKDRAEFTPTGIHFTSVTRKDTGKYICEVLWTRSGGSGQLRKSEVDLIVQGNVISYKDMKVLVNSGNARIIDVRLPEEVANGRIANSVNIPVAEVEEALKMDPETFKMKYGIDKPRMDDNLIFYCQRGRRAAEATKIAINLGYTKAHNYAGSYEEWSEKEGN; from the exons ATGGCTGGATCCGGGGCGTGGGGCCGGGTCCACTTACTGCTCCTCAGCGTCAGCTCCT GGTCCTTGATATCAGCCCAGTTGTTGAACACACAAACCATTCAAGTGCCTGAGAATGACC AAATTGAAATACCCTGTGCTGCATACGCATCGCAAAGCGGAACAGCCAGGATCGAGTGGAAATTTGAAAAGGGCTCTTCAATAGCGCTGGTCTATTATGATGGGAAATTCACAG ACCCCTACAAAGACCGTGCTGAGTTCACACCTACGGGGATTCATTTCACTTCGGTGACTCGGAAGGACACGGGGAAGTACATCTGCGAGGTCCTCTGGACCAGGAGCGGGGGCAGTGGCCAACTAAGAAAGTCAGAAGTTGACCTCATCGTCCAAG GAAACGTCATTTCCTACAAGGACATGAAAGTGCTGGTCAACAGCGGGAATGCTCGGATTATCGATGTGCGGTTGCCAGAGGAGGTGGCAAATGGCCGTATCGCCAACTCGGTCAATATTCCAG tGGCAGAAGTCGAGGAAGCCCTGAAGATGGACCCTGAGACGTTTAAGATGAAATATGGCATTGACAAGCCACGGATGGATGATAACTTGATCTTCTACTGCCAGAGGGGCAGAAGAGCGGCTGAGGCCACAAAGATCGCCATAAACCTTGGCTACACCAA GGCCCATAACTACGCAGGTAGCTACGAGGAATGGTCTGAAAAGGAGGGGAACTGA